Proteins from a genomic interval of Psychrobacter urativorans:
- a CDS encoding NAD(P)/FAD-dependent oxidoreductase, giving the protein MNTQEFDIHIIGGGIIGLTTAVTLQARGVKVCLLEANEICKGTSSGNAGHLATEQVFPVADASMLRHIPAMLLNPTGPLRLDWRYLPRLMPWALQLLLNMRSEPFDRIHKAILSLNQSSLEAWQNFATQFQLNQWVHTSGSLLTIEHPTNLKILTDYGKRLNDVGVVNHLLTKEGIAEYEPALDNSKLDALYFSETGHFTNLQAIHDSLANTFRQLGGHIIEHCRVLEAVPSEDGIHLKTNHGDIIASKVVLSAGAYSKALAKQLTGVKVPLDTERGYHLMLPHESKRLNMSVSSLDRHFIMTPMEGGLRLAGTVEYAGLDAPPNMQRAHKLLQHAQPMLKTPLNTDDSVPWMGFRPTTVDSLPVIDRIGRVFLNFGHHHLGLTQSVVSARMTAEYYFDDPHTIDPKAYKLDRFSKKSH; this is encoded by the coding sequence ATGAATACTCAAGAATTCGATATACACATTATTGGTGGTGGTATTATTGGTTTAACGACGGCGGTAACGCTACAGGCGCGTGGGGTAAAGGTATGCCTACTCGAAGCCAATGAGATATGTAAGGGTACCTCATCAGGTAACGCAGGACATTTAGCAACCGAGCAGGTATTCCCCGTTGCTGACGCTAGCATGTTACGTCATATTCCCGCCATGCTGCTTAATCCTACTGGACCGCTACGGCTAGATTGGCGCTATCTTCCACGTTTGATGCCGTGGGCGCTACAGCTCTTGTTAAATATGCGCTCTGAGCCTTTTGACCGTATTCATAAGGCGATATTAAGCCTAAATCAAAGCAGCTTAGAGGCATGGCAAAACTTTGCAACTCAATTTCAGCTAAATCAGTGGGTGCATACCAGCGGCTCACTATTAACCATAGAGCACCCCACTAATCTCAAGATACTAACCGATTATGGTAAACGTCTTAATGATGTTGGGGTGGTCAATCATCTGCTAACCAAAGAAGGTATTGCAGAGTATGAGCCCGCCTTGGACAACAGTAAACTCGATGCTCTATATTTCTCCGAGACTGGACATTTTACCAATCTGCAAGCCATTCACGATAGTCTTGCTAACACCTTTAGGCAGCTTGGAGGTCATATCATTGAGCATTGCCGCGTGCTTGAAGCTGTGCCAAGCGAGGACGGTATTCACTTAAAGACTAACCACGGCGATATTATTGCCTCTAAAGTTGTCCTATCAGCAGGCGCTTACTCAAAAGCATTAGCCAAACAACTTACGGGCGTTAAAGTGCCATTGGATACCGAGCGCGGTTATCATTTAATGCTGCCGCATGAGAGCAAGCGCTTAAACATGTCGGTATCGAGTTTGGATCGGCATTTTATTATGACTCCTATGGAAGGTGGCTTACGCCTAGCGGGCACAGTGGAATACGCAGGGCTTGACGCACCGCCTAATATGCAGCGCGCACACAAGCTATTGCAACATGCACAACCCATGCTAAAAACACCATTAAATACCGATGATAGTGTGCCGTGGATGGGCTTTAGACCAACGACAGTGGATTCTTTGCCAGTCATTGATAGAATCGGGCGAGTGTTTTTAAACTTTGGTCATCATCATTTAGGTTTGACTCAATCAGTCGTAAGTGCACGGATGACTGCAGAGTACTATTTTGACGATCCACACACTATTGACCCTAAAGCTTATAAGCTTGATCGTTTTAGTAAAAAATCTCATTGA
- a CDS encoding alanine/glycine:cation symporter family protein, whose translation MEAIINTIVGYIWSDALVYLALGVGIYFTVMTRGVQFRYLKEMVRLLFDKQQSDQGISSFQAFCMALSGRIGVGNIAGVATAIAAGGPGAVFWMVVMGLLGGASAFIESTLAQVYKHNVDDQYRGGSPFYIERGLKMKPFAIIVASVTCLSYGVLVPGVQANTIADSFNTAFNIPPVITGLIVVAMLAIIIFGGIKRIASFASTVVPFMAIGYILMMVIVLAFNASNLPAMFALIFKSAFGMDAVFGGIIGLAISWGVRRAVFSNVAGAGEATFSSAAAEVSHPAKQGLVQSFSIYIDTVVVCTATALMILSTGMYNVIPTEGLTLVENLPGIEAGTAFTQAAVSTVFSQYGSGFVAIAIFLFAFTCLIAYYYIAETTLVYLDSKLRYPVLKPLLKIVFLIVCFSGSIQSIGMMWALGDIGFGSMCYLNFIAILLLSKTALKVLKDYDEQMKLGLNPVFDPRKAGVDNADFWIEYSDKYDKR comes from the coding sequence ATGGAAGCGATTATTAATACCATTGTCGGCTATATATGGAGCGATGCGTTAGTTTATTTAGCACTTGGAGTGGGTATTTACTTTACGGTCATGACACGCGGTGTCCAGTTCCGCTACCTCAAAGAGATGGTCAGACTGTTATTTGACAAACAACAGTCTGACCAAGGCATTAGCTCATTCCAAGCGTTTTGCATGGCATTATCGGGTCGAATTGGCGTTGGTAATATTGCAGGGGTTGCCACTGCCATTGCAGCAGGTGGACCGGGCGCTGTGTTTTGGATGGTCGTCATGGGTTTACTTGGCGGTGCGAGTGCCTTTATTGAATCTACCCTTGCTCAGGTCTATAAGCACAACGTAGATGACCAATACCGCGGTGGCTCGCCATTTTATATCGAGCGTGGACTGAAGATGAAGCCATTTGCGATTATCGTCGCTTCAGTAACTTGCCTATCTTATGGGGTGTTAGTACCGGGCGTACAAGCCAACACTATCGCTGATTCTTTCAATACCGCTTTCAATATTCCCCCTGTTATAACGGGCCTGATTGTCGTTGCCATGCTCGCCATTATTATCTTTGGCGGAATCAAACGTATTGCCAGCTTCGCCAGTACCGTTGTACCATTTATGGCGATTGGTTATATCTTAATGATGGTCATCGTTTTAGCCTTTAATGCCTCAAACTTGCCTGCTATGTTCGCCTTGATTTTCAAAAGCGCCTTTGGTATGGATGCCGTATTCGGCGGTATTATTGGTTTAGCCATTTCTTGGGGTGTACGCCGTGCGGTCTTTTCAAACGTTGCGGGCGCAGGCGAAGCGACTTTCAGCTCAGCTGCCGCAGAAGTCTCACACCCTGCCAAACAAGGCTTGGTACAAAGCTTTTCTATCTATATCGATACGGTTGTCGTCTGTACGGCAACTGCACTCATGATTTTATCTACGGGTATGTATAACGTCATTCCTACAGAAGGCTTAACCTTAGTCGAAAATCTGCCCGGTATTGAAGCGGGAACTGCATTTACACAAGCAGCGGTATCAACTGTATTTAGCCAATACGGCAGCGGTTTCGTTGCGATTGCCATCTTCTTATTTGCTTTCACTTGTTTGATTGCTTATTACTATATCGCTGAAACCACGTTGGTTTATCTTGATAGTAAACTTCGCTATCCAGTATTAAAACCTTTATTAAAAATAGTATTTTTAATCGTCTGCTTTAGCGGCAGCATACAGTCGATAGGTATGATGTGGGCGCTAGGCGACATTGGTTTCGGTAGTATGTGTTATTTGAACTTCATTGCTATCTTATTACTCAGCAAAACCGCATTAAAAGTGTTAAAAGACTATGATGAGCAAATGAAATTAGGGCTCAATCCTGTATTCGACCCAAGGAAAGCCGGTGTTGACAATGCTGATTTTTGGATAGAATATAGTGATAAGTATGATAAGCGCTAA
- a CDS encoding aldehyde dehydrogenase has product MSITKEQVFEQAKQQKLWAGQLTVADPQSEATLDNHTPIDNTLIGQIAAGTAEDVDAAVKAARDGFENGTWRRLAPSERKTIMQRWCALMHEHAEELAALDCVDAGKPITECLNTDIPATIETFEWYAEAADKVFGKVAPTGSAALGLIIQEPIGVVGAVLPWNFPAQMYAWKVAPALMMGNSVIVKPAALTSLSAYRLTELAYEAGVPKEALQLICGTGKTIGAAIGRHMDIDMVSFTGSIEVGRLFLQYSAQSNLKEIVLECGGKSPQVIFDDAVLDDAVINDILSAAFWNMSENCSCGSRLLVHSSQKESLLNKLKEGLKGWKVGSPYDVETAIGPMIEKAHFEKVCHYLETAKAEGATLVAGGKIHTNLGSGWYIEPTIFDNVTPDMTLFKEEVFGPLLAVTSFETDEEAIALANDTEFGLAASFYTQNIKRAYKVGSAIKAGTVSINGFSEGDITTPFGGYKQSGFGGRDNGLEALSQYTQTKTIWLVN; this is encoded by the coding sequence ATGAGCATCACTAAAGAGCAAGTATTTGAACAAGCCAAACAACAAAAATTATGGGCAGGTCAATTAACAGTTGCTGACCCTCAATCCGAGGCGACATTAGACAATCACACCCCTATTGATAACACCCTTATCGGTCAAATTGCTGCAGGGACTGCCGAAGACGTCGATGCTGCCGTGAAAGCTGCACGTGACGGTTTTGAAAATGGCACATGGCGACGCTTAGCCCCTAGCGAGCGTAAAACCATCATGCAGCGCTGGTGCGCCCTCATGCATGAACATGCAGAAGAACTTGCAGCGTTAGATTGTGTCGATGCCGGTAAACCGATTACCGAATGCTTAAACACTGATATACCCGCAACCATTGAAACTTTCGAGTGGTATGCCGAAGCCGCTGATAAAGTATTTGGTAAAGTTGCCCCTACTGGTAGCGCCGCTTTAGGACTGATTATCCAAGAACCTATTGGCGTAGTCGGTGCCGTACTGCCATGGAACTTCCCTGCACAAATGTACGCGTGGAAAGTAGCGCCAGCCTTAATGATGGGCAATTCCGTCATTGTTAAACCTGCCGCCTTAACCTCATTATCTGCTTATCGCTTAACCGAATTGGCTTATGAAGCAGGCGTGCCTAAAGAAGCATTACAGCTAATTTGTGGTACGGGCAAAACTATTGGCGCTGCTATAGGTCGTCACATGGATATCGACATGGTGTCATTCACGGGCTCAATAGAAGTGGGTCGCCTATTTTTACAATATTCCGCTCAAAGCAATCTCAAAGAAATCGTCTTAGAATGCGGTGGCAAAAGCCCACAAGTGATATTTGATGATGCGGTGTTAGACGATGCTGTGATTAACGACATCTTGTCTGCCGCTTTTTGGAACATGAGTGAAAACTGTAGTTGTGGCTCACGCTTATTGGTACACAGCAGCCAAAAAGAAAGCCTCCTCAATAAGCTTAAAGAAGGATTAAAAGGTTGGAAAGTCGGCTCACCTTATGATGTCGAAACCGCTATTGGTCCGATGATTGAAAAAGCACATTTCGAAAAAGTTTGCCATTATTTAGAGACCGCAAAAGCAGAAGGCGCAACTTTAGTGGCAGGTGGCAAAATTCATACTAACTTAGGTAGTGGCTGGTATATCGAGCCGACTATTTTTGATAATGTCACGCCCGATATGACCCTGTTTAAAGAAGAAGTCTTTGGTCCCTTGCTTGCAGTGACCAGTTTTGAGACAGATGAAGAAGCCATCGCACTGGCTAATGATACTGAATTTGGCTTAGCCGCCTCTTTTTATACGCAAAACATCAAGCGCGCTTATAAAGTTGGTTCAGCGATTAAAGCAGGTACGGTATCTATTAATGGTTTTTCGGAAGGTGACATTACCACACCATTTGGTGGCTATAAACAATCAGGATTCGGTGGTCGTGATAATGGACTTGAAGCCTTATCACAATACACGCAAACCAAAACCATCTGGTTGGTGAACTAA
- the dapA gene encoding 4-hydroxy-tetrahydrodipicolinate synthase — MNINGILVPIVTPFDNHGDVDTDTLTTLVEAFIDKGVTGIVACGTTGEYYTFSDAERELVLTTIANAAKGKVTLIAGINNLSTDHSIKLAEQAKTLGYDGLMLSAPPYSLPEQDGIIAHFEKVADASELPIIMYNFPARVGVSIEFDTVAHLAKHPNIVGVKESSGDFSHALRMLQANFDNFEVVCGCDDQPVDFFFWGAKSWIAGAANVFPEEQVALFNATQEGDWDKAKHIMSKIYPAIHSMESGNYNQKAKAGCLKGSINVGSVRVPLTDMPADEKAEFLALLS, encoded by the coding sequence ATGAATATAAATGGAATTTTAGTCCCAATCGTTACCCCTTTTGACAACCATGGCGATGTCGACACTGACACCTTAACCACGCTAGTAGAGGCGTTTATTGACAAAGGCGTGACTGGTATTGTCGCCTGCGGAACTACGGGCGAATACTACACCTTTTCAGACGCAGAGCGTGAACTCGTGCTAACCACCATCGCTAATGCGGCCAAAGGTAAAGTGACCCTTATCGCTGGTATCAATAACTTATCAACTGATCACTCTATCAAACTTGCCGAGCAAGCCAAAACTTTAGGTTATGACGGCTTAATGCTATCTGCACCACCTTATAGCTTACCTGAGCAAGACGGTATCATCGCGCATTTTGAAAAAGTCGCGGATGCAAGTGAGCTGCCTATTATCATGTACAACTTCCCTGCTCGTGTTGGCGTGAGTATCGAGTTTGACACGGTAGCACATCTAGCCAAGCATCCTAATATCGTGGGCGTTAAAGAAAGCAGCGGCGACTTTAGTCATGCGCTACGCATGCTGCAAGCGAATTTTGATAACTTTGAGGTGGTTTGTGGCTGTGACGATCAACCGGTTGACTTCTTCTTTTGGGGCGCAAAAAGCTGGATTGCTGGTGCCGCTAACGTCTTTCCAGAAGAACAAGTCGCCCTCTTTAATGCCACTCAAGAAGGTGACTGGGACAAAGCCAAACATATCATGAGCAAAATCTATCCTGCTATCCATTCTATGGAATCTGGCAATTATAACCAAAAAGCCAAAGCCGGTTGTCTAAAAGGCAGCATCAATGTCGGCTCAGTACGTGTCCCCTTGACTGACATGCCAGCGGACGAAAAAGCAGAGTTTTTAGCCCTGCTTTCTTAA
- a CDS encoding NAD(P)/FAD-dependent oxidoreductase, with translation MSTQDFDLHIIGGGIIGLATAVTLQARGVKVALLDANEVGQSASFGNAGHLATEQVFPIADASILRHLPAMLFNPAGPLRLDWRYLPRLMPWAIQLLMNMRPEPFARIHQAILNLNQSSIEAWQGFANEWQLNDWVQVEGSLLTVEKQVSIEPLITHGNRLNDIGVANELLSKEALQEREPALQDNQLNALFFPDTGHVTNLKAIISQLSNTFRQLGGHIIEHCRVLEATLDTDGVLLTTSQGEMTANKVMLSAGAHSKALAKQLTGVSVPLDTERGYHLMLPHESKRLHIPVSSMDRRFIMTPMQDGLRLAGTVEYAGLDAPANMRRAQMLLPLAQPMLKATLDATDSVPWMGFRPSTADSLPVIDNIGRVFLNFGHQHLGLTQAVVSAQMIAEYYFNEPHAIDPTPYRLNRFKKS, from the coding sequence ATGAGCACACAAGACTTCGACTTACATATTATTGGTGGCGGTATTATCGGTCTAGCGACGGCGGTAACGTTGCAAGCGCGGGGAGTAAAAGTAGCGCTGCTTGATGCCAACGAAGTGGGTCAAAGCGCCTCATTTGGTAATGCGGGTCATTTAGCAACCGAACAAGTGTTTCCCATCGCTGATGCCAGTATCTTACGTCATCTCCCAGCGATGTTATTTAATCCCGCAGGTCCGTTACGGCTAGATTGGCGCTACTTACCACGCTTGATGCCCTGGGCAATCCAATTATTAATGAATATGCGCCCTGAGCCGTTTGCCCGTATTCATCAAGCCATCTTAAACCTGAACCAAAGCAGTATCGAAGCGTGGCAAGGGTTTGCAAATGAGTGGCAGCTTAATGATTGGGTACAGGTAGAAGGCTCCTTATTAACCGTTGAAAAACAAGTCAGCATCGAGCCTTTAATCACTCATGGCAACCGTCTTAACGACATTGGCGTAGCAAATGAGTTATTGAGTAAAGAGGCATTGCAAGAACGTGAACCTGCCTTGCAAGACAATCAGCTGAATGCGTTGTTTTTTCCTGATACCGGTCACGTTACGAATTTAAAAGCCATCATCAGTCAGCTTAGCAATACCTTTCGACAACTGGGCGGTCATATCATTGAACATTGCCGTGTGCTTGAAGCCACGCTCGATACAGACGGGGTTCTTCTGACCACCAGTCAAGGTGAGATGACGGCAAATAAGGTGATGCTATCTGCAGGCGCGCATTCAAAAGCACTTGCCAAGCAACTGACTGGTGTGAGCGTGCCCTTAGATACTGAGCGTGGCTATCACTTGATGCTCCCTCATGAAAGCAAACGTTTACATATACCGGTATCAAGTATGGATCGGCGCTTCATTATGACTCCGATGCAAGATGGGCTACGTTTAGCAGGGACGGTAGAGTATGCCGGATTAGATGCCCCTGCCAATATGCGACGTGCACAAATGCTCTTGCCACTGGCGCAGCCAATGCTTAAAGCAACGTTAGATGCCACAGATAGCGTGCCGTGGATGGGATTTCGTCCTTCAACCGCAGACTCATTACCTGTCATCGATAACATCGGTCGCGTATTTTTAAACTTTGGGCATCAGCATTTAGGCTTAACGCAAGCAGTAGTCAGTGCGCAGATGATTGCTGAATATTATTTTAATGAGCCACATGCTATCGACCCGACACCTTACCGATTAAACCGTTTTAAAAAATCGTGA